From Triticum aestivum cultivar Chinese Spring chromosome 4A, IWGSC CS RefSeq v2.1, whole genome shotgun sequence, a single genomic window includes:
- the LOC123082092 gene encoding uncharacterized protein, with product MARFNGATVFLIIIATVSVYSCAIIAGAALGRTLDSSATTKQTPSDRTLRVSVSFRGLAKDFAKELWGGNHREGRSGRALAGAGDGTAVLSSSPASVSLSPRANRAAAADRESALQPMPVANYTQVNSRVRDDVHTRAAARPWSRHSNFSDEITDEKRPGGRGVIKVGPWGGSGGAPFYMRGGRGVSAPRVRSVTLQYTDNAIHSFYQSSDEPVVKLTLERAEGGGQSRARLTIDEFVMYEKRMP from the exons ATGGCGCGGTTCAACGGAGCCACTGTTTTCCTCATCATCATCGCCACCGTGTCCGTCTACAGCTGCGCCATCATCGCCGGCGCCGCACTCGGCCGAACACTGGACAGCTCCGCGACGACTAAGCAGACGCCGTCGGACAGGACCCTCCGCGTCAGCGTCAGCTTCAGAGGCCTCGCCAAGGACTTCGCAAAG GAGCTCTGGGGTGGTAATCACAGGGAAGGACGGTCAGGCAGAGCTCTCGCCGGTGCGGGTGACGGAACTGCGGTACTGTCATCATCCCCCGCGAGCGTCTCGCTCTCACCACGAGCCAACAGGGCGGCCGCGGCGGATCGCGAGTCAGCGCTGCAGCCCATGCCAGTTGCCAACTACACGCAAGTGAACAGCAGGGTCAGGGATGACGTCCACACAAGAGCAGCAGCGAGACCGTGGTCGAGGCACAGCAACTTCTCCGACGAGATCACTGACGAGAAAAGGCCGGGAGGAAGAGGAGTGATCAAGGTCGGGCCGTGGGGAGGATCCGGCGGGGCACCTTTCTACATGCGCGGCGGCCGCGGCGTGAGCGCCCCTCGCGTGCGCAGTGTCACCCTGCAGTACACCGACAACGCCATCCATTCCTTCTACCAAAGCTCAGACGAGCCCGTGGTGAAGCTGACGCTGGAACGAGCAGAAGGCGGTGGCCAAAGTAGAGCTCGTTTAACG ATTGATGAGTTCGTGATGTACGAAAAGAGAATGCCTTAG